The following coding sequences lie in one Mucilaginibacter sp. KACC 22773 genomic window:
- a CDS encoding TIM barrel protein, which yields MQLEKSIIEETNHQQQAAHQRKFNFVAEDIKGLDTILKKLVDFNIAIPSWALGTGGTRFGRFSGGGEPRSLEEKIEDVGLIHALNRSSNSISLHIPWDIPKNADAIKAHAAQLGLHFDAVNSNTFQDQATQELSYKYGSLHHVDKAVRKQAIAHNIEVIKYGVELDSKALSVWLSDGSNFPGQLNMRGAFERTLESLQEIYEALPADWKVWVEYKPYEPNFYSTTIGDWGQSYLLSSKLGSKAQTLVDLGHHLGSTNIEQIVSLLLMEGKLAGFHFNDSKYGDDDLTVGSINPYQLFLIFNELVEGMDARGMNHATAIGWMIDASHNVKDPIEDLIQSVEAIKIAYAQALLVDVTALKQAQQDNDVVKAQEILQHAYRTDVRPLLAEARLRAGGALDPLALYRTQAVRNQLIKERGAKAVSTGL from the coding sequence ATGCAATTAGAGAAGAGCATAATCGAAGAAACTAACCATCAGCAACAAGCCGCGCACCAGCGTAAGTTTAATTTTGTTGCTGAAGATATAAAAGGGTTGGACACCATCCTGAAAAAACTGGTTGATTTTAACATAGCTATCCCAAGCTGGGCTTTAGGTACCGGTGGTACACGCTTTGGCCGTTTCTCTGGCGGTGGCGAACCACGCAGCCTGGAAGAAAAAATTGAAGATGTGGGTTTAATTCATGCATTAAACCGCAGCAGTAATTCTATTTCGCTGCACATTCCCTGGGATATCCCTAAAAATGCGGATGCTATTAAAGCACACGCCGCACAACTGGGGCTGCATTTTGATGCGGTTAACTCCAATACTTTCCAGGACCAGGCAACGCAGGAGCTGAGCTATAAATATGGCTCGCTCCACCATGTAGATAAGGCTGTGCGCAAGCAGGCTATTGCCCACAATATTGAAGTTATAAAATACGGTGTTGAGCTGGATTCAAAAGCTTTATCGGTTTGGTTATCTGACGGATCAAATTTCCCGGGGCAGCTAAACATGCGCGGCGCTTTTGAGCGTACGCTGGAAAGCCTACAGGAAATTTACGAGGCCCTACCTGCCGATTGGAAAGTTTGGGTGGAATATAAACCTTACGAGCCGAATTTTTATTCGACAACTATTGGCGATTGGGGCCAATCCTACCTGCTGTCGTCCAAATTAGGCAGCAAGGCACAAACCCTCGTCGATTTGGGGCACCATCTGGGCAGCACCAATATTGAGCAAATTGTTTCTTTATTGCTGATGGAAGGCAAGCTGGCCGGTTTCCACTTTAACGACTCTAAATATGGCGATGATGACCTTACTGTTGGCAGCATCAATCCATACCAATTGTTCCTGATATTTAATGAACTGGTAGAGGGCATGGACGCCCGCGGCATGAACCATGCAACAGCCATTGGCTGGATGATTGATGCATCGCATAACGTGAAAGACCCTATCGAGGATCTGATCCAATCGGTAGAAGCCATTAAAATTGCCTACGCACAGGCCTTATTGGTTGATGTCACTGCACTAAAACAAGCGCAACAGGATAATGATGTAGTTAAAGCACAGGAAATATTACAGCATGCTTACCGTACTGATGTACGCCCGTTATTAGCTGAGGCTCGTTTACGCGCCGGTGGGGCGTTGGATCCTCTTGCCTTGTACAGGACACAGGCGGTACGTAACCAATTGATTAAAGAGCGCGGAGCAAAAGCTGTATCAACCGGATTATAA
- a CDS encoding bifunctional aldolase/short-chain dehydrogenase, giving the protein MSVKTTQFKHVSYLWDDAKAAGLAGDEVALLIYRSNLLGADLRLTNYGGGNTSCKVISKDPLTGSDVEVMWIKGSGGDIGTLKKSGLAALYVDRLRSLKNVYRGVEYEDEMVELFNHCIYDLASKAPSIDTPLHGFLPFKHIDHLHPDAAIAIAAAKDGKKITQELFGGTIGWVEWKKPGFELGLQLKQCLDENPGIRGIMLGSHGLFTWGDTAYESYVNTLEVIERCAEYLEENYGKKASVFGGQKIESLDEAARKKQAAAIAPILRGFCSSERHMVGHFTDDARVLEFINSNDLDRLAPLGTSCPDHFLRTKISPLVLDLTPGEDLSDVKALQERLTPAFEAYRQMYTNYYNTCKHDNSPAIRDTNPVIILYPGVGLFSFSKDKQTARVAAEFYTNAINVMKGAEAVSEYTSLPRQEAFDIEYWLLEEAKLQRMPKPKALSGKIALITGSAGGIGKAIAKKFVDEGAVVILNDMNAERLESAGEEFKKLYGKDSYATAVLDVTNSEQIDSALAVAALAFGGVDIVINNAGLSISKSIGDHTEKDWDLLYDVLVKGQFFITQAAVAIMKKQAIGGDIINIVSKNALVSGPNNAGYGSAKAAQLHLSRLNAAELGTDHIRVNVVNPDAVISDSNIWAGGWAEGRAKAYGITVAELPAYYAKRTLLNEVILPADIANACFAFTGGLLNKSTGNVLNVDGGVAMAFVR; this is encoded by the coding sequence ATGTCTGTCAAAACAACACAATTTAAGCACGTAAGCTACCTGTGGGATGATGCCAAAGCAGCCGGGCTCGCCGGCGACGAGGTAGCATTATTAATATACCGATCAAACTTATTAGGTGCCGATTTGCGCTTAACCAATTATGGCGGAGGCAACACTTCGTGCAAAGTAATCTCCAAAGACCCTTTAACCGGCAGTGATGTTGAAGTAATGTGGATTAAAGGATCGGGCGGCGACATTGGCACGTTGAAAAAAAGCGGTTTGGCGGCCCTGTATGTCGACCGGCTGCGCAGCCTTAAAAATGTTTACCGCGGTGTGGAATATGAAGATGAAATGGTGGAATTGTTTAACCATTGCATTTACGATCTTGCCTCCAAAGCTCCGTCTATTGATACTCCTTTACATGGCTTTTTGCCTTTTAAACATATTGACCACCTGCACCCCGATGCAGCTATAGCTATCGCAGCAGCAAAAGATGGTAAAAAAATAACACAAGAGCTTTTTGGAGGTACCATAGGCTGGGTAGAGTGGAAAAAACCGGGCTTTGAGCTGGGCTTGCAATTGAAGCAATGTCTTGACGAAAACCCAGGCATCCGTGGCATCATGTTAGGTTCGCACGGTTTGTTTACCTGGGGCGATACGGCTTATGAAAGCTACGTAAACACATTAGAAGTAATTGAGCGTTGTGCCGAATACCTGGAAGAAAACTATGGCAAAAAAGCCTCTGTTTTTGGCGGTCAAAAAATTGAAAGCCTGGACGAAGCCGCCCGAAAAAAACAGGCTGCCGCTATTGCCCCTATCCTGCGCGGTTTTTGCTCAAGCGAGCGCCATATGGTTGGGCATTTTACAGATGATGCCCGCGTGCTGGAGTTTATCAACTCCAATGATCTTGACCGTTTGGCGCCGTTAGGCACCAGCTGCCCTGACCACTTTTTGCGTACAAAGATTAGTCCACTGGTATTGGATCTTACACCCGGCGAAGATTTGAGCGACGTTAAAGCTTTACAGGAACGCCTGACGCCGGCGTTTGAGGCCTACCGCCAAATGTATACCAATTATTATAATACCTGCAAGCACGACAACAGCCCGGCCATCAGGGATACCAACCCGGTAATTATCCTTTATCCGGGTGTTGGCTTATTCTCCTTTTCAAAAGATAAACAAACCGCCCGTGTTGCAGCAGAGTTTTATACCAACGCCATCAACGTAATGAAGGGTGCCGAGGCAGTATCGGAATATACTTCGCTGCCTCGCCAGGAAGCATTTGACATTGAATACTGGTTATTGGAAGAAGCCAAGCTACAACGCATGCCAAAACCAAAGGCTTTATCGGGCAAAATTGCCTTAATAACCGGCAGCGCCGGCGGCATAGGCAAAGCCATAGCCAAAAAATTTGTTGACGAAGGCGCTGTTGTGATCCTGAACGATATGAATGCCGAACGTTTGGAAAGCGCAGGCGAAGAATTTAAAAAACTGTACGGCAAAGACTCATATGCTACCGCCGTGCTTGATGTTACCAATAGCGAACAAATTGATTCGGCTTTGGCAGTTGCCGCCCTGGCTTTTGGCGGGGTGGATATTGTGATTAACAACGCAGGTTTATCCATCTCCAAATCCATTGGCGATCATACCGAAAAAGATTGGGACTTGTTGTATGATGTTTTGGTGAAAGGCCAGTTCTTTATTACGCAGGCGGCCGTGGCCATCATGAAAAAGCAAGCTATCGGTGGCGATATCATCAATATTGTAAGCAAAAACGCCTTAGTTAGCGGACCGAACAACGCAGGCTATGGCTCTGCCAAGGCCGCGCAACTACACCTGAGCCGCTTAAACGCTGCCGAGTTAGGTACCGATCACATTCGTGTAAACGTAGTTAACCCGGATGCAGTTATCAGCGATAGCAACATATGGGCTGGTGGCTGGGCCGAGGGCCGTGCAAAAGCTTACGGCATCACCGTAGCCGAACTGCCTGCCTACTACGCTAAACGTACCTTATTAAACGAGGTAATTTTACCAGCGGATATTGCCAACGCCTGCTTCGCCTTTACCGGCGGCCTGCTCAACAAATCAACCGGCAACGTGTTGAATGTTGATGGTGGGGTGGCAATGGCGTTTGTTCGTTAA